DNA from Helcococcus ovis:
ACACTGTATACTTCAACTCCCAATGATTTTAATTTTTCATAATGGTTTTGTAAATCTTGTAATTCTGTTGGGCACACAAATGTAAAGTCTCCCGGATAGAAGAACAAAATTGACCATTTTCCTTCTAAATCTTTATCTGTAACTGTTGTAAAATCTTCGTTCGCATATGCTGGAACTTCAAATTCTTCTAATTTTTTTCCTATTAAATTTTCCATAAATTGTCCCCTTTCATCAATTTATTTTTAGTAGGAGTAGACTCCTACATATACATGTTACTATAAAAAAACATTTATTACAATTAAAATATTTTTATAACAAATTTATTAATTAAAATTCAAAGTAAATACACTAGTAATTACTTATTTTTTTCTATTTCTAGAATTTCAGAAGCCAAATGGTTACCATTAGCCTTTACCCTAACTTGATATTTATCCCATCTCGTGTTGTTATTTTTGCCAATATTTCTTTAATTTTTCTACTACTTATTGTTTCAAGAATAACAACTTCAAAATATGCGAATCCAAACAGTTTTGTTAGAGCATCTTCAAATTGAAAGTTAAATATATTCCAATCTCGATTCATCTTTTGCCACAATACCACTGTTTTTATAACTGTGTAAAACATATTATTCTCGCAGATTATTAAAATAAGAATATTTTCTATATACCTTCTTCTAAAAAAACTTATCTATTATCAAAAAAAATGATTTACAACTATATTAATTATTAGAGTTTTCAATGTATAATCCCACATACATCTACATTCATTTACCGGCTGTATATAGTAAATTCCAAAAATGCATTTTACTTCTTACATAACATAATTTCAATTCTAAAGATACCCCTAATTTATCCATAAAGTAGTAAAATTCTTTTTTTATAACCACCACGAACTGCTTTATCTTATAATATGATTTTTACTTAATACTCTTTACTCTTCATCAAAGTTAACTAGACTTTTACTCTTAACTATTGAACCTGAAAAAATTTCAGACGATCAACTAACAATTTTATCAAATGAAATTGCATTACAAATTGAAAATGAATTAGAATACCTAAAATATTGTTTTATACAATTTCCCCCTTATAATAAACCTTCCTTGAATCACATTTTCATTTTATTTATCTGGATAATATCTCCTATTACCCATCCACTTTTCATATCTCCTTTTTTTAGATCAAGATAATACCCTTTATCTTTTTCTTTCAATCAGTATTTTTTATTTGATCATTATATTTATAATATCACTTACCATTTTGTTGTATCCAAAATTCTTTAGAAACAGCTATATCATTCATATTTAATGTTGTAAATGTTTCAAAAGCAATTAACATTATAGTTAAATATATTTTTTGAATTTACAGCTACTGGCGGAGGCGGAATTTCATTTATATCAAATATTCCTTCGATTTACAGGTAATGGCAGGGCGGTGCTCATGTATAACAAAATTTTCTTTCATTTACAGGTATTGCCTGTGCCGCAATTTCATGTATCTCAAATATTCTTTCGATTTACAGGTAATGTTAGTTCGGCTGCCCTCGACAATTCATGTACTGCAATTATTTTTCAATATTACAGGTAATGGCTGAGGCGGAATTTCATTTATATCAAATATTCCTTCGATTTACAGGTAATGTTAGTCCGGATGCCCTCGACAATTCATGTACTGCAATTATTTTTCAATATTACAGGTAATGGCGGAGCCGCAATTTCATGTATCTCAAATATTTCCTCGATTTACAGGTAATGGCAGGGCGGTGCTCATGTATAACAAAATTTTCTTTCATTTACAGGTATTGCCTGTGCCGCAATTTCATGTATCTCAAATATTCCTTCGATTTACAGGTAATGTGAGCTCGGCTACCCTCGACAATTCATGTACTGCAATTATTTTTCAATATTACAGGTAATGGCGGAGGCGAAATTTCATGTATCTCAAATATTTCTTCGATTTACAGGTAATGGCAGGGCGGTGCTCATGTATAACAAAATTTTCTTTCATTTACAGGTATTGCCTGTGCCGCAATTTCATGTATCTCAAATATTTCCTCGATTTACAAGTAATGCGAGCTCGGCTACCCTCGACAATTCATGTACTGCAATTATTTTTCAATATTACAGGTAATGGCGGAGGCGAAATTTCATGTATCTCAAATATTCTTTCGATTTACAGGTAATGGCAGGGCGGTTCTCATGTATAACAAAATTTTCTTTCATTTACAGGTATTGCCTGTGCCGCAATTTCATGTATCTCAAATATTTCCTCGATTTACAGGTAATGTGAGCTCGGCTACCCTCGACAATTCATGTACTGCAATTATTTTTCAATATTACAGGTAATGGCGGAGCCGAAATTTCATGTATCTCAAATATTTCTTCGATTTACAGGTAATGGCAGGGCGGTGCTCATGTATAACAAAATTTTCTTTCATTTACAGGTATTGCCTGTGCCGAAATTTCATGTATCTCAAATATTTCTTCGATTTACAGGTAATGGCAGGGCGGTGCTCATGTATAACAAAATTTTCTTTCATTTACAGGTATTGCCTGTGCCGCAATTTCATGTATCTCAAATATTTCTTCGATTTACAGGTAATGCGAGCTCGGCTTCCCTCGACAATTCATGTAAAATATATTTAAATTTATTTACTAAACTATATATTAAATCTCCATAATATAATTATGAATTTTAAAATAAAAATTATCCATCTATACAATAAATCAAATATTGCTTAAATGGATAATCAAAATTTAAATTACTTTGTTTTATCCCACTTTCCAAAATTATCTACATGATATTTTCCAATCCACTCGGATTTCACCATCTTTCCATCACTTTTTAAATAATAATTTCCTTGCCATTTATTTTTTGCATATTTTCCGTCATTCAATAAATAATAGTAAGAATCATAATCCTTGTCAAATATCCACTCGGATTTCGCCATCTTTCCATCACTTTTTAAATAATAATTTCCTTGCCATTTATTTTTTGCATATTTTCCGTCATTCAATAAATAATAGTAAGAATCATAATCTTTATCAAATATCCACTCAGATTTTGCCATTTTTCCATTATTTTTCAAATAATAATTTCCTTGCCATTTATTTTTTGCATATTTTCCGTCATTCAATAAATAATAGTAAGAATCATAATCTTTATCAAATATCCACTCAGATTTTGCCATTTTTCCATTATTTTTCAAATAATAATTTCCTTGCCATTTATTTTTTGCATATTTTCCGTCATTCAATAAATAATAGTAAGAATCATACTCTTTATCAAATATCCACTCGGATTTCGCCATCTTTCCATCACTTTTTAAATAATAATTTCCTCGCCATTTATTTTTTAACTTTTTACCGTAATTATCTATATAATAGTAATCTCCATTTTTATAAATCCACTTGTTTTTTAATAATTTATCTTCATTTTCAGAGTTAAAATCTTTATTCAAATTACCCTTTTCTATATTTTCTTTATTTCCTTGATATGGCATTTTAGTATTTTCCTTAAATACTTCAGGCAAATGAACTTTTAGTTTCTCGCATTCAATTCTAAAATAGTCTTTTGTGTAATTTAAGGCATTTACAAGTTTCTTATAATGATCCAATTCAACTTTACCGTTTTTTTGATTTTTTAATAATTTTTCATAATATGATTTAGGTGTAAGTAATACCTTCGATGCTAAATCATGTTTTTTAAACCATTCTTCATTTTCGATTTTAATTACTTCTTCATATTCTGCAACTAATTTATCTACATGTTCTTTACTATACCATGTTAAATCATTTGCCGGTATCCTTGATCTTAAGGCTGCGTCTTTATTTAATAATAAAATGTCCTTAGAGTTATAATTAATAATCCAATCTTCAAATTCTTTATTTACATGCATAAACTTATTTTCATAATATTCCGTTTTATTATTAGAATCAACTACCGCATATAGGTCTTCATCATCAGAAAACATATCTCTCGTATAACTTGGAAGTGAGCCTATTGAAGCTGTTAAATCAAGAACATGCCATTTTTTATTATAAAAAGCTCTTGTAGTGGCATGAGCTTCTCCATTATAGTTTCTACCTTCTATAACATAAGCGGGTATACCCATTAAATTCAATCCTCTTGCTGCAAAAGTAGAGAATCCTAAACACATCGCCTTGTGTCTTTCTGTAACAGAAAAAAGATCAGAAGCGGAATAATATAATAATCTATCATCATTATAATATGCTTCTCTATCATAAACAGTACTTTTACCTGCTTGAAGTATAAATCTTATTATTTTTTCTCTATCGTCTATACCCTCTTCATTGGAACCTGCTTCGAGAATTATCTTCTTTATAGCTTCATCATTTTGCTTTATTCTATCCAAATTCAAATTAATATTTTTAAGATATTGCTCTTTATTATTTATATTTAAATCAAAGGCAAATTTATTATCAATATTCAAATTTCTGGTATATATATTAACACCGTTTATTCCAATGTGTTTTATACCCCTTCCCATAGAAAGTCCAGCAGCATTTAATCTAACTTCTATAAAATCTTTATCTTTAATAGGAAAGGTTGTATGTATAACTATATCTTTAAATTCTGATATATTTTTTAATCTTTCATCCATTATTTTATTATATTCATCTATATTTTTTACAAGCCTATCTTCTTTTTTCATTATAAACAAAGCCATGCCGTGAATTGCTTTTCCATTTAGTTTAACAAATTTATATTTGTCCTCTAAAATGCTTGAAATCTGATCTTTCGGCAAATTTTCTTTATATATAACTGAGGCATTTCCCAATATATACACATTTACATTTTCAAAATTTGAAGATTTCATCTCACTTTGTACATCTTCTATAAATTTATTTTTATCATTATCTTCTATCACAATTGATTCCTGATTACTAATTCTTTGCAAACTTTCTGCATATACAGGCCTATTAAGATTTACAAATCCTTGGTTAAATGGTGTAACCAGCCCAGCCATAAGGACTAATAACACTTTAGACTTATTTTTAATTTTCATAATTATACCTCTTTCAATTATTTCTAAAATCGTAGAACCTAATATATTTTACGAAAAAATTATAGCACAAAAATATTTCGTGAAAAACTTTTTAACAATAAAGTTATATGTTAAAATTAGTGTATTATATATTAGTTAGTGTATTATATATTAGGGGGAAAAAATGGAACAAATACTACATAATATTTTATCAACTGTTGCTCCAATTATAATTACAGCTTTAGAACTTATCGGAATCGCCATAATCGCATTTGGAAGTTTGGCGGCTCTTTATAATTTTGCAAAACACAAATTTGATTTAAGAGAAAATAGAACCAAGATAATCTTAGGCGAAGCTTTAGCTCTCGGACTTGAGTTTAAACTGGGTTCAGAAATTATAAAAACCGTCATAGTTAGAGATTTAAATGAATTGATTATATTAGGTATAATTGTAGTTTTAAGAGTTGTACTAACATTTGTAATTCATTGGGAAGTAAAACAAGCAAATCTTCCCCATGATTTTAAAAATGCAAATCCTATAAAAAAGTCTAATCATGCAATATAGAAAAGTCGCTATATCAAACATAATTTAAACATATTTTTTCAATATATTTATTTTATAATCATTATAAATATATTGGAGGATATATGATAAGAAAAATTTTATTGTTAATTATAAGTGTTTTGTCTTTTATTCGAATCAAAGAAGAATATTTAATATTTGATACTCTTATAAAATCAAATACTAATTTGTCTAGTTTTTTTCTAGCAATTTTAAGTTTTGGTATTTACATAGCACCACTGGCAATCATGTCATACATAGCTGCAAAAAAATATAAATTAAAATTTAGTTATTTCCTAATAAGTATTTTCTTTGGCTTTTTTGTAATTTCTCACTGGTCCGGAATTGCAAACATAAAATTTCATGATATACTTTCAGGAATAATAAAAAATAAACAGTTTATGGATACATGGGGGCCAAGTATTGTACCTGTAATTGTAGAAGAAGGTTTTAAGCTTACATTAGCATTAATTATAATATACATATTTAATATAAAAGATATATTTAATATTTTACTTGTTGGTATCGGTGTCGGATTAGGCTATCAATTTTCAGAAGACTATGCATATATATTGGGAGCAATGATCGAGGGTAAAAATATTTTTTCAGAAGTACTTTCAAGATTTAGTTCAGCATTTGCCGGTCACTGGATATTTAATGCATTTTTAACTACAGGTGTAGGTTATTTAATTTTTTATAAAGAAAAAAGAAAAGAATATCTATCATATTTTTGGATAATATTGCCATTTTTACTTCACGCAATATGGAACAGCCCTTATGTAGAAAAATATCCAATGTTAATTTATATAATTATTCCAATAAGTTGGGCATTTTTATTTAAGCTTGTAAAAGATATTATAAATACTCAAAAAAACAATTATGGAAATATTTAAAAATAAAGAGCCGTTACTAAATAAAAAATTATTTAGTAACGGCTCTTTATTTTTTTAATTCCTTTTGATTTTTCACTTTTGGAATTGTCTTCTTCTACTTTTTAATGTTCGTGATCATGGTCATGATCATCTTTATGGTCGCCATCTGTTATTTCATCAAATCTGGTTGCTTTCTTTTGATTAAATTTCATTTCTTTTAATTCTTTATTAAGCAGTTCTTCCTGAGCAGTGGCATCATCTTTTTTTAATTTAAGGTCTTTTGATTTAACAATATTACTTTCTTGATTTTTATTTTCTTCTTCAAATGTTCTGAAAATAAAAATTGATTTTTGTGTAGTATAATTTGCTAAGTCTTTGGCAAATAATTTAATTTCGTTTTGACCCGGTTTTAATTTAAATGTATATTCTTTTTCAATTTTAACTCCAGGCTTGTCAAAGGTTAAAGTAGTTTTATCTACCTTATCAAGTAGAGAGTCATTATGATAAAGACTAAGTTTTAATGAATTATCTTCTGAAACTACCTTTATAGTTACTTCGTCGCTTTCAAGGTTTCTACTAATTACTTGATATGAAAGGTTTGGTGTAAGATTATCAAATAATACTCTTCTAACTATGCTTGATTCTAAATTTTTAGTAGTTACAGCTTTTACTTGTATATTAGTATTAAATCTGTCAACTTCTATAGCGGATTCAAATCTATAACCGGACCCATTATAAAGATTTTTATTACCGTTTGAATATAGTATTTGTTCATCTTTCTTTAATTTGTCCTTAGTTATAATTGCAGGTTTTCCGATTTCATTTCCATCATTGTCAAGTTTACTAATGATAACTAATTCTACACTATCATCAGAATTTACATAACCTACAAAGCCTTTTATGAATATATGATTATCTTCTATAGTTTTTGCGTTACTTATCACATCTAGTAATCTTTGAGTTTCAAGAAATACAGCAGGATATTTTTTCTTTGAATTGTCATTATTTATCAATTGAGTATCATCATCAAAATGACGATGTCCATGTCCATTGATATTTGGAGATACTGATGGTATATCTTCATATTTATCTCCGTATTCAAATTTAATTTCTCCATCTGATTTAAGATTTAGGCTTAATTGGATAGAATATTCAGAAATAGAGTATTTATCTATAAGTTTACCACTCTCAACATCAAAACTAAAACTTGTTCTTTCCAATTTATTTTCTTCATTTCCCTGCTTCAATATAACCTTATTGATTTTCTTAGTTTGATCTTTACTTTTATCAAATATCATCTCAACATAAACTGTACCGGCAGTTACATCACTAGAAACTCCACTGTCTTTATTTGTAATTTCTTTATTATTGATTTTTATCTTACTAAACCTAGATAAATCTGAATTTTCAAAACTCAATTTTACTTTTTTATTTGAGTTATATTCAGGAATTTTCCCTTCTTTTACAAATGTATAAATATCTAGCTTTAAATCACTACTTTGTATTGTAAATTCGATAGTTTTTTTATTTCTATCAAATGCAATTTTATAATTTTCTGCATATTTTCCATTAACACTACCTTCTCTAATAACCTCTTCAATATTTTTTCCTTGTTTAATTTTTAATGTATCTAAATGTTTGTTACTATCATTAAATACAATTTTTACTTTTAATTCTTTTTCTAAAGAGCTGTATATAGGGCTATTTACTTCTTTATCTCCTATATATAACTTAGCATTTGGTTTTATATGATTTTCATAATTTAGAAAGTTAAGTGTATTGTAACTACTATTTTCTCCGGTTTCTTTTATTGATTCTACTGAATTTCCCAGATAGTCATTAACAAGTAATTTAACATGAGTCCTATCGGCATAAAATGGAACTTCAAAGTGCAATTCTTTTGCAGTTGAACCATTTCTATAAACTTTAATTATAGAGTCAACATCAGGTTTATCGCTAACTTTTTCAAGTGGTATCTTTATCTTATTTCCATCTTCGATTTTTAATAAGTTTTCTCCACTATTTAAGTCTTTTTCATAGTCAACTATTTCTATACTTATATTTTTACCGTATTTTACAGTTTTTAGATTTTTGTCGCCTATAAACCCTTCTGCTAGTTTCTTTATATTTTCAATAGTAAAGCTTGAAAATAAATTATTTTTATTTTCTTTATTTTTCTTATTTTTACCCGGTGCTTGATTTAATTTATCTAAATCCAATCCACTCTTTTTATCTATATTTTCAACCTTATTAGAGTATTTTAGGGACATAATTGAAACTTTTCCTATACCTGACTCATTGTCTTTAGCGGAGAATTTTAATGTCTTCATTCTATCTTTGTTATGAATATTTTCAATAACAAAATATTTTATCATTTCCGGTTTTAAATTATCGATTACTATTGGATATTGGTAAACTTGAGTGTTTGTTTTTCCATATTGTTTATTATTTAATTTTGCCTTAATTTGATATAAATATTTTTTACCTGCTTGTGCTTCTTTTCCATCTATTTTACCATCCCAAATAGAATCAATCATAGGGATAAAGCTATTTTTGATTTTTAATCTGCTTAACTTTCTTACATCATAGGTTTTACCTAAAACTCTTAAAACCTCTTTTGTATCAGCGTCTAAAATAGAAAATTCTATTTCTTCCATATTTCTTAAAGGAGCTATTCTTGCAATTACATCCTTAAAATATTCACTATTTGGAGATAAATAAACTGTATTATCTATTATAGGTAATGGTCCCCCATTTGATGTTAAAAATGCGGACGAATTGATATTATTTTTCTCGTTAACAACAAATTGAGCTTTTTCCTTTTCTTTTTGATATTCAGGAATTGCAAAAGCATCTATAGCTCTTTGATTAGACCAATCTCCATAAAATCCTAAAAATGGTATAACCAAATTTTCTTTATCACTGTCAACTTTTATAAATCCTTCTAAAAAGTTATTTTCTTCTAAATTAGAATCACTATAATCCGCTACAAAACTTACTTTTTTAGTACTGTTTGCAGGTATTGTTTCACTTAATTTTTTTTCTGAATTACTGCTATTTAATTTCTCAGGTTTTTGTGTTCTGCTTCCATCTGATATTGGTTCATAAATAGCACTATGTGAAATTGTAACATTTTTTTCAGAATTGGAAAAGTTTTGAATTTCCAATTCTACATTAAAGCTTTTTTTATCAATTTGTCTTAATTCAAGTTTACCATCAGCTACTTTATCATTTTCTCCTGTAGCTTTAACAGTTAATTGTGTACTAATTGCTTTCTCTAAATTTATTTTACCGGCTCCCTGTTGTCTTACAAAATAATAATTGTTTTTTTCGTCAGATATAGGAGTAGCGGTATTCATAAGTAAAAGCTTTATAAAATCAGGATCGTTCGGCATATCATTTCTGGTTTTTAAATATTGTTTAACTATAGCAGAAGCACCGGCTACTTGAGGAGCCGCCATTGATGTACCGCTCATATTTTTATATGCTTCATCCTCAGCAAGTGAATAGATATTTCCACCTACAGCTGTAATTTCGGGTTTTATCCTTAAATCAGGTGTTGGCCCCCATGATGAAAAGCTTGAAACTTTTCCTTTATTTTCATTATCAATTTCTGAAGGTTGAGTTTTAATTATCAAATTAAACGGAAGTTTTTTAGCCTCATTTTGATTCTTAGTGCTAATTAAATCTTTATAAGTTTCTTGTTTTATAATACCGACTGTAAGATTTCCCGCTTTCCCTGTCAGCGTTATCCTTCCACCCAGATAATCTGTTTGTTTTTCAGTTTTATACATTATAATTGCTTTTGGGGATTTTCCCGCAATATTTTCTAAAACTTGGTTAAATGTTTTAGCCTCTTCCGAACCGGGATATTCGACAAGTGCTATTTTATCTTTTATTCGATTATCATTTAAATCTTTACCTTTTTTTAAATCTACTATATCTGATGATATCTCTCTGTTATAATCTTTTGAAGCTACAGCTAAATTGATTATTGCTTCTTTACTTAAATTTCTATTTCTTCCGTTATTTAAATCAAACCATTGTATCTTATAAACATATTTTTTGTCATTTTCCATAGATGCTACAGCAAAAGAGTTTTCATCAACAGCAGGGTTTGCAATTTCAGAAGTATCATAAACCGACTCTAAAGGTTTAATTCCAACACCATAAAATCCGTCAGTAATAGTGCCGTCATTTCCGGATGCTACGGATATTAAAATCCCTGCATCTTTTGCTTTTTTCATCATTTCAGCTTCAGGATAATATTTTTTATCTACATAGCTAAATCCTGCCGCAGTCCCCAAACTCATATTAATTACGTCAGCTTTCAATTTTATCGCATCATCTAATGCCTTTAACCATATATCCGTAAAGGTGGTAGGATATTGTATATCATCCGAAAAAACTTTCAATGATAATATTTGAGCATTTGGAGCCACCCCATATTTGTTATTTTTAGTATCATTTGCCCCTATTATCCCTGACACATGCATTCCGTGCATTGCACCATAGGAATCAAATAAATTTTTGTTGTTATCATAATAGTTATATCCATAAGGAATTTTTTCAGAATAAAAACTACCCTTTAAATTTTTTTCATTTATTATTTTTTTTATATCTTCTTCTTTAAATCTTGCTTGACTCTTAGCATTTTCATCAAGTTTTAATGCACTATGATTGTAATCAATACCCGTATCGATTACAGCAACTACAGTCCCCTCACCTTTATATTTAACACTATCCCAAACTTGATTTGCTCCAATTATTTGTTGTGCATTTTTTAATAAAGGTCTATTGAATTCTTGAGAAATGTAAACTTTTTTTACATTAGAATTTTTTTCAATCTTACTAATATCATTTCCCTTTACCTTAAATGACACACCATTCATAACAGTATCGTAATTTAAAACTTTATCTTTAATATCTACGTTTTTTTTCAACTCATTTATCAAATTATTTTGAGAATCTTTTATCTTCTCCTTATTTTCTTTTATTTTCGTTTCAGAAATATCTGCAAGATTTTTATGCATTTTATTAGCATAATCTAAAATTGAATCTTCTTTAAGCTCGACTATAACCCTTACATCACCGCTATTAAATTTTTCCCTCTGTGCCTTTAACTTATCAATCTCTTGTTTTGTATCATTATATTCGGTTAAATTTTTTTCGGTATTTTTTTCTGTACTTTTTACTATAGCATCACTTTTATTACTTTGAGCATAAATTTTTGGCAAATTTACAGATGAAAGTAACAAAGAAAATGCCAATAAAAACGACAATATTCTTCTTTTTTTCATATTCTATTTTACCCTAACCTTCACTTTTATAATTACTTTTCCATAATCATGTCCATTAATTTCCAAATCATCTTTAATCTTTGCGATTACTTCATAGTCTCCAGTTTTACCGCTTTTAACATCTTCAAGACTATCTCCGGACCACTCCAACTCGTGTAATTTATTTTCAAACTCTCCAGTATTTGCAAGTCCCACAAGACTCTTTTTAGGCAATTCAACCTTATTTTTATCAAAAACTAAATACTTATCTTTTCTCAAATTTGAATTTAACAATATATACTTATCAGATGGTTCTACATTTATATTTTTTTCTTCCGAATTAGGTGATTTTTGTTTTCTTTGTTCAGAATTTTCATCGGAATTAACATCGGAATGTTCACTATGATTTTCTTCTATTACATCTCGAGGTATAGAAACATCATTATCTCTAACTAAATCATCGTCATTATATTGCTCAATATCACTATTTTTTAC
Protein-coding regions in this window:
- a CDS encoding S8 family serine peptidase, translating into MKKRRILSFLLAFSLLLSSVNLPKIYAQSNKSDAIVKSTEKNTEKNLTEYNDTKQEIDKLKAQREKFNSGDVRVIVELKEDSILDYANKMHKNLADISETKIKENKEKIKDSQNNLINELKKNVDIKDKVLNYDTVMNGVSFKVKGNDISKIEKNSNVKKVYISQEFNRPLLKNAQQIIGANQVWDSVKYKGEGTVVAVIDTGIDYNHSALKLDENAKSQARFKEEDIKKIINEKNLKGSFYSEKIPYGYNYYDNNKNLFDSYGAMHGMHVSGIIGANDTKNNKYGVAPNAQILSLKVFSDDIQYPTTFTDIWLKALDDAIKLKADVINMSLGTAAGFSYVDKKYYPEAEMMKKAKDAGILISVASGNDGTITDGFYGVGIKPLESVYDTSEIANPAVDENSFAVASMENDKKYVYKIQWFDLNNGRNRNLSKEAIINLAVASKDYNREISSDIVDLKKGKDLNDNRIKDKIALVEYPGSEEAKTFNQVLENIAGKSPKAIIMYKTEKQTDYLGGRITLTGKAGNLTVGIIKQETYKDLISTKNQNEAKKLPFNLIIKTQPSEIDNENKGKVSSFSSWGPTPDLRIKPEITAVGGNIYSLAEDEAYKNMSGTSMAAPQVAGASAIVKQYLKTRNDMPNDPDFIKLLLMNTATPISDEKNNYYFVRQQGAGKINLEKAISTQLTVKATGENDKVADGKLELRQIDKKSFNVELEIQNFSNSEKNVTISHSAIYEPISDGSRTQKPEKLNSSNSEKKLSETIPANSTKKVSFVADYSDSNLEENNFLEGFIKVDSDKENLVIPFLGFYGDWSNQRAIDAFAIPEYQKEKEKAQFVVNEKNNINSSAFLTSNGGPLPIIDNTVYLSPNSEYFKDVIARIAPLRNMEEIEFSILDADTKEVLRVLGKTYDVRKLSRLKIKNSFIPMIDSIWDGKIDGKEAQAGKKYLYQIKAKLNNKQYGKTNTQVYQYPIVIDNLKPEMIKYFVIENIHNKDRMKTLKFSAKDNESGIGKVSIMSLKYSNKVENIDKKSGLDLDKLNQAPGKNKKNKENKNNLFSSFTIENIKKLAEGFIGDKNLKTVKYGKNISIEIVDYEKDLNSGENLLKIEDGNKIKIPLEKVSDKPDVDSIIKVYRNGSTAKELHFEVPFYADRTHVKLLVNDYLGNSVESIKETGENSSYNTLNFLNYENHIKPNAKLYIGDKEVNSPIYSSLEKELKVKIVFNDSNKHLDTLKIKQGKNIEEVIREGSVNGKYAENYKIAFDRNKKTIEFTIQSSDLKLDIYTFVKEGKIPEYNSNKKVKLSFENSDLSRFSKIKINNKEITNKDSGVSSDVTAGTVYVEMIFDKSKDQTKKINKVILKQGNEENKLERTSFSFDVESGKLIDKYSISEYSIQLSLNLKSDGEIKFEYGDKYEDIPSVSPNINGHGHRHFDDDTQLINNDNSKKKYPAVFLETQRLLDVISNAKTIEDNHIFIKGFVGYVNSDDSVELVIISKLDNDGNEIGKPAIITKDKLKKDEQILYSNGNKNLYNGSGYRFESAIEVDRFNTNIQVKAVTTKNLESSIVRRVLFDNLTPNLSYQVISRNLESDEVTIKVVSEDNSLKLSLYHNDSLLDKVDKTTLTFDKPGVKIEKEYTFKLKPGQNEIKLFAKDLANYTTQKSIFIFRTFEEENKNQESNIVKSKDLKLKKDDATAQEELLNKELKEMKFNQKKATRFDEITDGDHKDDHDHDHEH
- a CDS encoding DUF1622 domain-containing protein, whose amino-acid sequence is MEQILHNILSTVAPIIITALELIGIAIIAFGSLAALYNFAKHKFDLRENRTKIILGEALALGLEFKLGSEIIKTVIVRDLNELIILGIIVVLRVVLTFVIHWEVKQANLPHDFKNANPIKKSNHAI
- a CDS encoding N-acetylmuramoyl-L-alanine amidase family protein, yielding MKIKNKSKVLLVLMAGLVTPFNQGFVNLNRPVYAESLQRISNQESIVIEDNDKNKFIEDVQSEMKSSNFENVNVYILGNASVIYKENLPKDQISSILEDKYKFVKLNGKAIHGMALFIMKKEDRLVKNIDEYNKIMDERLKNISEFKDIVIHTTFPIKDKDFIEVRLNAAGLSMGRGIKHIGINGVNIYTRNLNIDNKFAFDLNINNKEQYLKNINLNLDRIKQNDEAIKKIILEAGSNEEGIDDREKIIRFILQAGKSTVYDREAYYNDDRLLYYSASDLFSVTERHKAMCLGFSTFAARGLNLMGIPAYVIEGRNYNGEAHATTRAFYNKKWHVLDLTASIGSLPSYTRDMFSDDEDLYAVVDSNNKTEYYENKFMHVNKEFEDWIINYNSKDILLLNKDAALRSRIPANDLTWYSKEHVDKLVAEYEEVIKIENEEWFKKHDLASKVLLTPKSYYEKLLKNQKNGKVELDHYKKLVNALNYTKDYFRIECEKLKVHLPEVFKENTKMPYQGNKENIEKGNLNKDFNSENEDKLLKNKWIYKNGDYYYIDNYGKKLKNKWRGNYYLKSDGKMAKSEWIFDKEYDSYYYLLNDGKYAKNKWQGNYYLKNNGKMAKSEWIFDKDYDSYYYLLNDGKYAKNKWQGNYYLKNNGKMAKSEWIFDKDYDSYYYLLNDGKYAKNKWQGNYYLKSDGKMAKSEWIFDKDYDSYYYLLNDGKYAKNKWQGNYYLKSDGKMVKSEWIGKYHVDNFGKWDKTK
- a CDS encoding PrsW family glutamic-type intramembrane protease, with product MIRKILLLIISVLSFIRIKEEYLIFDTLIKSNTNLSSFFLAILSFGIYIAPLAIMSYIAAKKYKLKFSYFLISIFFGFFVISHWSGIANIKFHDILSGIIKNKQFMDTWGPSIVPVIVEEGFKLTLALIIIYIFNIKDIFNILLVGIGVGLGYQFSEDYAYILGAMIEGKNIFSEVLSRFSSAFAGHWIFNAFLTTGVGYLIFYKEKRKEYLSYFWIILPFLLHAIWNSPYVEKYPMLIYIIIPISWAFLFKLVKDIINTQKNNYGNI